In Synergistaceae bacterium, the DNA window GTTAATGCAATAATAGAACCTGAAGACTGCGCAAAATTTTTCACAAAGTCAATCATAAACGCAAGATTATTATCACTTACTGAGTCGGCCTTATCAGCGTCAACACCGTGAGTAGTTCCCGATCCGAGCGCAAGAGTCTTTATTTCCGACGCATTACCCCGAATGACATCAAATTTTATTTCTTTAATGAGCCTTAATGCTGTATTAGTCCTTAATGAGCTGGCACCTGCTCCGACCGGATCAAGCAATAAAACATGGCCGAGTTCTGAAGCCTTTAACCCCGCTTTAAACATGCTCGTAATAGTCCGTGAATTAAGAGTACCGATATTTATATTTAACCCGTTACAGATTTGAGTGATTTCTACTGCGTCATCAGGCTCATCGGCCATTATGGGACTCCCTCCGCAGGCAAGTAATACATTAGCAACGTCATTAACAGTAACATAATTCGTGATATTATGAATCAAGGGCGATTTATTACGCACATTTTCAAGACAGACTCCGAATGACAAAATATTTTCCTCCTTAAAACTTAAAAAATTTCTCAAATGAGCCTGTATTAAATTCTGAAATTCCCTCCGCCGGCATTACCCGGATCAGGTTCTTATGGTCGGAATAATTATTCCCTCTCAGCCTGTAACACAAGCTCCCATTTAATGAACATAATCATAAAATTTTTATAAATTATACGCGTGAATATATATTTTTTGCAAGTCAATCTATCAACTAAAATATTTTGCGCTTGACAGAACTAGATAAAACCTGTAATCTTACATAGTAAACGCCCAAGATATTT includes these proteins:
- the thiM gene encoding hydroxyethylthiazole kinase, yielding MSFGVCLENVRNKSPLIHNITNYVTVNDVANVLLACGGSPIMADEPDDAVEITQICNGLNINIGTLNSRTITSMFKAGLKASELGHVLLLDPVGAGASSLRTNTALRLIKEIKFDVIRGNASEIKTLALGSGTTHGVDADKADSVSDNNLAFMIDFVKNFAQSSGSIIALTGAIDLVSDSSKCYVIRNGRPEMGRITGTGCQLSGIMTAFIAANPDNKLESSAAAVALMGLAGELAFKDGVGNSSYRNNIIDEIYNMTSEELDRGAKYEIF